One Brassica napus cultivar Da-Ae chromosome C2, Da-Ae, whole genome shotgun sequence DNA window includes the following coding sequences:
- the LOC106382733 gene encoding protein LEO1 homolog — protein MVAGEVKRLEMMQNLFGDNSEEEEEEEEEEIDSEHESNPHPNDPSDEAEGGVEPGEEAVVEVQVEAESEGEQGDVEPGHGESEGEREPSSQERDVADPVEESEEEEEEERDEERVVTKRRQDVVESGSERSGDRRYESEDEEVEQTRIQRSPSEEKEEAQVAQSDVNIRNVFGSSDDEDAEEYVRNDIEPDEPRSPVEDEEGSEKDQRPDDMGLDDMIPEEDPRYESEDERVEARHRDRDRPVGPPMEVGVPFRPPPGDPEKMNMIKVSNIMGIDPKPFDAKTFVEEDIFESEEPGGKMRIRLANNIVRHRFVKGRDGKTYSESNARFVRWSDGSLQLLIGNEVLDITEQDARQDQNHLLVKHEKGILQSQGKIMKKMRFIPSSLTSNSHRLLTALVDSRQKKDFKVKNCVTDIDPEREKEKRERMENQNLKASTKLSQAREKVKRKYPLPAARRQLSTGYLEDALEEDEETDHYGSHRSNRGYEEDLEAEAQRERRIMNAKKSNKGFTGRSSMTSARPTRRQEYSESEREESEYETEEEEEEEERPRSRKRVKEPEDEYEEEEEEEVEEEDEEEEEAEGLRGDKDRGGGGRKRKGIESDEEEESPPRKAPTHRRMAMVYDSDED, from the exons ATGGTGGCAGGAGAAGTAAAGAGGTTAGAGATGATGCAGAATCTCTTCGGAGATAACtccgaggaggaggaggaggaagaagaagaagagatcgaCTCCGAACATGAGTCCAATCCTCACCCCAACGATCCTTCC GATGAAGCTGAGGGAGGTGTAGAGCCTGGAGAAGAAGCTGTGGTTGAAGTTCAAGTAGAGGCTGAATCTGAAGGGGAACAGGGCGATGTAGAACCTGGTCATGGAGAAAGCGAGGGTGAGAGAGAGCCAAGTTCACAGGAACGTGATGTTGCTGATCCAGTGGAGgaaagcgaagaagaagaagaagaagaaagagatgaggAGAGAGTAGTTACAAAGAGGAGACAAGATGTTGTTGAGAGTGGATCAGAGAGGTCTGGTGACAGGCGTTATGAGTCTGAAGATGAAGAGGTTGAGCAGACTAGGATTCAAAGATCACCTAGTGAGGAGAAGGAAGAGGCTCAAGTTGCACAATCAGACGTTAACATTCGCAATGTGTTTGGATCTTCGGATGATGAAGATGCAGAAGAATATGTTCGTAATGACATTGAGCCAGATGAGCCT AGATCGCCAGTTGAAGATGAAGAGGGCTCTGAGAAGGATCAGAGACCCGACGACATGGGCCTTGATGATATGATCCCTGAAGAGGATCCTCGCTACGAGTCAGAAGATGAGCGTGTTGAAGCTAGGCACAGAGACAGGGACAGGCCAGTTGGTCCTCCTATGGAAGTGGGAGTTCCTTTCCGCCCTCCTCCTGGTGATCCTGAAAAG ATGAATATGATAAAAGTTTCTAATATAATGGGGATTGATCCAAAGCCATTTGATGCCAAGACCTttgttgaagaagacatattcgAGAGTGAGGAACCTGGAGGAAAGATGCGTATTCGTCTGGCTAATAACATTGTGCGCCATAGGTTTGTTAAAGGTCGAGATGGTAAAACATAT AGTGAGAGTAATGCTCGGTTTGTAAGGTGGTCAGATGGAAGCTTACAGCTATTGATAGGAAACGAGGTTCTTGATATAACCGAACAAGATGCACGACAAGACCAGAATCACCTTTTAGTCAAACATGAAAAG GGAATCCTTCAATCACAAGGAAAAATTATGAAGAAAATGAGATTTATTCCGTCATCTCTAACGTCGAATTCACACAGGCTTTTGACTGCTCTTGTTGACTCGAGGCAGAAGAAGGACTTCAAAGTCAAGAACTGTGTTACTGACATTGACCCTGAGagggagaaggagaagagagaaagg ATGGAGAACCAAAACCTCAAGGCTAGTACAAAGTTGAGTCAAGCAAGGGAGAAAGTTAAGCGCAAGTATCCACTTCCTGCTGCTAGGAGACAACTTTCCACTGGGTACTTGGAAGATGCTCTCGAAGAG GATGAAGAGACAGACCACTATGGCTCACACCGCTCAAACCGTGGCTATGAGGAGGATCTTGAAGCCGAAGCACAACGAGAACGAAGGATTATGAACGCCAAGAAG AGCAACAAAGGCTTTACGGGGAGGTCTTCAATGACTTCAGCAAGACCAACAAGGCGTCAAGAGTATtcagagagtgagagagaagaATCAGAGTATGAGactgaagaggaagaagaggaagaggaaaggCCACGTTCACGTAAGAGAGTCAAGGAACCAGAAGAtgagtatgaagaagaagaggaggaagaagtagaagaagaagatgaagaagaagaagaagctgag GGACTGAGGGGAGATAAGGAccgtggtggtggtggccgGAAAAGGAAAGGGATTGAATCAGATGAGGAGGAGGAGTCTCCTCCGAGAAAAGCTCCGACTCACCGTCGTATGGCCATGGTTTACGACAGTGATGAAGACTAA